The Mycobacterium sp. 3519A genome contains a region encoding:
- a CDS encoding allophanate hydrolase subunit 1 produces MIREPACAPALRRCGEHGWLLDLDDNRSVHRWAAAIRAANLPGVQEVVPGLSTLLVTVDSERTTADALREALENVWPATESVADQARHIIEVRYDGADLAEIARLTGLTIAEVVAAHTGTPWRVAFCGFAPGFAYLVGGDPRLRVPRRDEARIRVPAGAVAIAGGFASVYPRTSPGGWQLLGHTDAVLWDSAADPPTVLQPGAVVEFRDVGR; encoded by the coding sequence GTGATCCGCGAACCGGCGTGTGCGCCCGCGCTGAGGCGCTGCGGCGAACATGGCTGGCTGCTGGACCTCGATGACAACCGGTCGGTGCACCGATGGGCCGCGGCGATCCGCGCGGCGAACCTGCCGGGAGTGCAGGAGGTCGTCCCGGGACTGTCGACGCTGCTGGTGACGGTCGACTCGGAGCGCACCACCGCCGATGCGTTGCGTGAGGCGCTGGAAAACGTATGGCCGGCAACCGAATCCGTCGCCGATCAAGCACGCCACATCATCGAAGTGCGTTACGACGGTGCAGACCTCGCCGAGATCGCGCGACTGACCGGGCTCACCATCGCCGAGGTGGTGGCCGCGCACACCGGAACGCCGTGGCGCGTCGCGTTCTGCGGATTCGCTCCCGGGTTCGCCTACCTGGTGGGCGGCGATCCTCGGTTGCGTGTGCCGCGGCGCGACGAAGCGCGCATCCGGGTGCCCGCGGGTGCCGTCGCGATCGCGGGCGGTTTCGCGTCGGTCTACCCGCGGACGTCTCCGGGCGGCTGGCAACTCCTTGGTCACACCGACGCAGTGCTGTGGGACAGCGCCGCGGATCCGCCGACGGTGTTGCAGCCAGGGGCGGTGGTCGAGTTCCGCGACGTCGGCCGATGA
- a CDS encoding biotin-dependent carboxyltransferase family protein, which produces MNKLTVESVGVLALLQDRGRRGLAHLGVGQSGAADRASFGLANRLVGNQPGAPCIELTLGRMSFRVAEPALIAVTGAPTPISCGGRQCGPNAAFVARAGDSVTIGAATDGLRTYVAVRGGLVGQAVLGSMSWDTMAQLGTPPLQPGDVLEFGEAQDHWPAVDFAPTARMCTRVLRLPLLLGPRDDWFTDAALARLACGEFIVTSDTDRVGIRLDGPDLPRRRTGELASEGVVLGALQVPTRGRPTLFLADRPVTGGYPVIGVVPERAVDAAAQAVPGSRIRFAPYRLR; this is translated from the coding sequence ATGAACAAGCTCACTGTCGAGTCGGTCGGAGTGCTGGCCTTGTTGCAAGACCGTGGCCGACGCGGTCTGGCGCATCTCGGGGTCGGGCAATCCGGTGCCGCCGACCGAGCCTCGTTCGGCCTGGCGAACCGGCTGGTCGGAAACCAGCCAGGGGCGCCGTGCATCGAGCTCACCCTTGGCCGCATGTCGTTCCGCGTCGCGGAACCGGCGTTGATCGCGGTCACCGGCGCCCCGACGCCGATCAGTTGCGGGGGCCGACAGTGCGGCCCCAACGCGGCGTTCGTGGCGCGCGCAGGCGACAGCGTCACCATCGGCGCGGCAACCGACGGGTTGCGCACCTACGTCGCTGTACGGGGCGGACTCGTCGGCCAGGCGGTACTCGGCTCGATGTCCTGGGACACCATGGCCCAGCTCGGAACGCCACCGCTGCAACCTGGCGACGTCCTGGAATTCGGTGAAGCGCAAGATCATTGGCCTGCAGTCGATTTCGCGCCGACTGCGCGTATGTGCACACGCGTGTTGCGGCTGCCGCTGCTGCTCGGTCCGCGAGACGACTGGTTCACTGATGCAGCGCTGGCGCGGCTGGCCTGCGGCGAGTTCATCGTCACCTCCGACACCGATCGCGTCGGGATCAGGCTGGATGGGCCGGATCTGCCGCGGCGCAGAACCGGGGAACTGGCCAGCGAGGGCGTCGTGCTGGGCGCGTTACAGGTGCCGACGAGGGGTAGGCCGACGCTGTTCCTGGCGGATCGTCCCGTGACCGGTGGGTACCCGGTCATCGGTGTGGTGCCGGAACGGGCCGTGGACGCGGCGGCGCAAGCCGTTCCCGGCTCGCGCATCCGCTTCGCGCCATACCGTCTTCGGTAA
- a CDS encoding LLM class flavin-dependent oxidoreductase yields the protein MSATFGLAVENFTSAEKTPRIDELLATASRAEQLGFTSLWAWDHLFLGSRQPFPQLEALTTLAVLASHTTTIELGTGVLVLPIRDPALLAKTAATIQAISNGRLRLGVAAGWYEREFDATGTPFKGRGRLFERNLEICMNLWTEDEVTGSWDDLSFRRVRMLPKPQPRPQVLIGGYVDRVLKRAATLGDGWLTYFYTPEAFTESWAKIRRFAEEAGRDPAELHTLNQLPICIGSSKEEAKARTGPWLASYFDTPEWSNATPDSAICGTPDDCAEQIAAHLDAGVDEICLVPHAYDPEQVERFAAEVRPLLGSLVGAA from the coding sequence ATGTCCGCGACCTTCGGGCTGGCCGTGGAGAATTTCACCTCGGCCGAGAAGACCCCCCGGATCGACGAGTTGCTCGCCACGGCCTCGCGGGCCGAGCAACTCGGGTTCACCTCACTGTGGGCATGGGATCACCTCTTCCTCGGCAGCCGTCAACCCTTCCCTCAGCTGGAGGCGCTGACGACACTGGCGGTTCTGGCCAGCCACACGACCACGATCGAATTGGGCACGGGTGTGCTCGTGCTGCCCATTCGCGACCCGGCACTGCTGGCGAAAACCGCGGCGACTATCCAGGCGATCTCCAATGGACGACTGCGCCTGGGTGTCGCCGCCGGCTGGTACGAGCGTGAATTCGACGCCACGGGAACACCATTCAAGGGTCGGGGGCGACTCTTCGAACGCAATCTCGAGATCTGCATGAATCTATGGACCGAAGACGAGGTGACGGGTTCCTGGGACGACCTGTCGTTCCGCCGGGTGCGAATGCTGCCGAAGCCGCAGCCGCGACCGCAGGTGCTGATCGGCGGTTACGTCGATCGGGTACTCAAGCGCGCCGCCACGCTCGGCGATGGCTGGCTGACCTACTTCTACACACCCGAGGCCTTCACCGAATCCTGGGCCAAGATCCGGCGTTTCGCCGAGGAAGCAGGCCGCGATCCCGCTGAGTTGCACACGCTCAACCAACTGCCGATCTGCATCGGCTCGTCGAAAGAAGAGGCCAAGGCACGCACCGGCCCGTGGCTGGCCTCGTACTTCGACACCCCGGAGTGGAGCAACGCGACGCCCGACAGCGCGATCTGCGGAACCCCGGATGACTGCGCCGAGCAGATCGCGGCCCACCTCGACGCGGGCGTCGACGAGATCTGCCTCGTCCCGCACGCCTACGACCCCGAGCAGGTGGAACGCTTCGCCGCCGAGGTCCGTCCGCTGTTGGGCAGTCTGGTGGGTGCGGCATGA
- a CDS encoding CoA transferase subunit A — MSGRLSTPGVTAARRELEGLDRAGEDKVITAAEAVRRFVPNDAVVGVGGTNHARTPMALLIEVLRQGRTGLTMTRPLSCFEAELMLATGAADRIMTSWIGIGHGWGLAPVVRHLVESGREVFEEWSHLGIGLRYKAGAMGVPFLPTLSMLGSDIDQQLGLEKVKCPYTGQLLNAVPSLNPDVALIHVQRADVLGNAQIDGYQLMDSDLALSARRVVVTAEQIVDTDQIRRDPARTVIPGFAVDAVVHQPMGAYPHECYGHYEADLDEFTAYMGNVKAHGIDGARSYASELTAHADHNAYLASIEPDRLRALRRTAEEMLPR; from the coding sequence ATGAGCGGTCGGTTGAGCACCCCCGGAGTGACGGCCGCGCGCAGGGAACTCGAAGGCCTCGACCGCGCGGGCGAAGACAAGGTGATCACGGCCGCCGAAGCCGTGCGCCGGTTCGTGCCCAACGACGCGGTCGTCGGGGTGGGCGGCACCAACCACGCGCGCACGCCGATGGCTCTGCTGATCGAGGTGCTGCGGCAGGGACGCACCGGGTTGACGATGACGAGGCCGCTGTCGTGCTTCGAGGCCGAACTCATGCTGGCGACCGGTGCCGCGGACCGGATCATGACAAGCTGGATCGGGATCGGGCACGGCTGGGGTCTGGCACCGGTGGTGCGGCACTTGGTCGAAAGCGGCCGCGAGGTTTTCGAGGAGTGGAGCCATCTGGGCATCGGGCTTCGCTACAAGGCCGGAGCCATGGGAGTGCCGTTTCTTCCGACGCTGAGCATGCTGGGATCCGACATCGACCAACAACTCGGACTGGAGAAGGTGAAATGCCCCTACACCGGGCAGTTGCTCAACGCCGTTCCCAGCCTCAACCCCGACGTGGCACTGATTCACGTCCAACGTGCGGACGTACTCGGCAACGCTCAGATCGACGGTTACCAGCTGATGGATTCCGATCTCGCGCTGTCCGCGCGACGTGTCGTCGTGACGGCCGAGCAGATCGTCGACACCGACCAGATCCGCCGTGATCCCGCCCGCACGGTGATACCGGGATTCGCCGTCGACGCGGTGGTGCACCAACCGATGGGCGCCTACCCGCACGAATGCTACGGCCACTACGAGGCCGATCTCGACGAATTCACGGCGTACATGGGCAACGTGAAGGCGCACGGCATCGACGGAGCGCGGTCGTACGCTTCGGAGTTGACGGCGCACGCCGACCACAACGCTTATCTCGCCTCGATCGAGCCTGACCGACTGAGGGCGCTACGGCGCACCGCTGAGGAGATGTTGCCAAGATGA
- a CDS encoding CoA-transferase subunit beta — MTHSVTDQSTGRDIQPRSLAPQHPDAKPDEVMTITASRLLEDGKVLFAGIGQPLVAAAIAKRRQAPQLTVLLEGGMIGIDLLPGELPASTNEVRAAVGAQMLTGATDIFLMAQRGFFDYGFIGVAQVDQYGNVNTSIVGDPARPSVRLPGPGGANDIASMCNQVVVVTQHEPRRFVERVDFVTSPGYLTGGNSRSQNWLLFGGPRWVVTDLALLDFEPQSRRMRVRALQAGVTLEQVKDATGFTLLVHDDIEVLAPIEDSELQLLRYLVNGDDRNGREVTG, encoded by the coding sequence ATGACCCATTCCGTGACCGATCAGTCGACCGGGCGGGACATCCAACCGAGATCGCTTGCGCCGCAGCATCCTGACGCCAAGCCGGATGAGGTCATGACGATCACCGCCAGCCGGTTACTCGAAGACGGCAAGGTGTTGTTCGCGGGCATCGGTCAGCCACTGGTTGCCGCGGCGATCGCCAAGCGTCGTCAGGCGCCGCAGCTGACGGTGCTGCTGGAAGGCGGAATGATCGGAATCGATTTGCTGCCCGGCGAGCTTCCGGCGTCGACCAACGAAGTTCGCGCCGCGGTCGGCGCCCAGATGCTCACCGGTGCCACCGATATCTTCCTGATGGCGCAGCGTGGCTTCTTCGACTACGGATTCATCGGCGTCGCCCAGGTCGACCAGTACGGCAACGTCAACACCAGCATCGTCGGCGACCCGGCGCGGCCGTCGGTGCGCCTGCCCGGCCCTGGCGGAGCCAACGACATCGCATCGATGTGCAACCAGGTCGTCGTGGTCACCCAACACGAGCCGCGCCGGTTCGTCGAACGAGTGGACTTCGTCACCAGCCCGGGCTACCTGACCGGGGGCAACAGCAGGAGCCAGAATTGGCTGCTGTTCGGCGGGCCACGCTGGGTGGTCACCGATCTCGCGCTCCTCGACTTCGAACCACAGTCCCGCCGGATGCGGGTGCGCGCCCTTCAGGCCGGTGTCACGCTCGAACAGGTCAAGGACGCAACGGGTTTCACATTGCTGGTGCACGACGACATCGAGGTGCTCGCGCCGATCGAGGACTCCGAACTGCAATTGCTCCGCTACCTCGTCAACGGCGACGACCGGAACGGTCGGGAGGTGACGGGATGA
- a CDS encoding xanthine dehydrogenase family protein subunit M: MTVPETMPSQGGRTAPTCFEYQRAESWSDAVELLELWNGEAKILAGGQSLIPMLNLRLAFPEALIDVNPIPAGAPYVDDGHLVIDANTRHRVLTTSDAVRTHAPLLAHAVQFVGNVRVRNRGTFGGTLAHADPTGEIAAVTMAMGGEVLVQGPAGTRSIPADEFFLTYLTTVAEPNEVIVGGRIPVAGQSRWGFHEVVRRYSDFATVSVAVMARPSAAGAITLRMVLGGVADRPLLVDDELLVPALSDPGNPDRARESAQAIAASVDPDTDLHGTADYRRRLVAVHARRLLEQVLAQEDRTP, from the coding sequence ATGACCGTACCCGAGACGATGCCGTCGCAGGGCGGGCGCACCGCGCCGACGTGCTTCGAGTACCAGCGCGCCGAATCATGGTCCGACGCAGTCGAATTGCTGGAGCTGTGGAACGGCGAGGCGAAGATTCTGGCGGGCGGCCAGAGCCTCATCCCGATGTTGAACCTGCGCTTGGCCTTCCCTGAAGCGCTGATCGACGTCAATCCGATCCCGGCCGGTGCGCCGTACGTCGATGACGGGCACCTCGTCATCGACGCCAACACCCGCCATCGTGTTCTGACGACCTCCGACGCGGTGCGCACCCACGCGCCACTGCTGGCCCACGCCGTGCAGTTCGTCGGCAACGTCCGCGTGCGCAACCGGGGTACGTTCGGCGGCACCCTGGCGCACGCCGACCCCACCGGTGAGATCGCGGCCGTCACCATGGCGATGGGCGGCGAGGTGCTGGTGCAAGGCCCCGCAGGGACACGGAGCATCCCCGCCGACGAGTTCTTCCTCACCTACCTCACCACTGTGGCGGAACCGAACGAGGTGATCGTCGGGGGACGCATTCCGGTCGCGGGCCAGAGTCGTTGGGGTTTCCACGAAGTCGTGCGCCGTTACTCCGATTTCGCCACCGTCAGCGTCGCGGTCATGGCCCGTCCTTCGGCAGCAGGAGCGATCACACTCCGGATGGTGCTCGGCGGCGTCGCCGACCGCCCGCTGCTCGTCGACGACGAACTGCTCGTGCCCGCACTGTCCGACCCCGGTAACCCGGACCGCGCACGCGAGAGCGCACAAGCCATCGCAGCGTCAGTTGACCCCGACACGGATCTGCACGGCACCGCCGACTACCGGCGGCGGCTCGTCGCCGTACACGCCCGTCGACTGCTGGAGCAGGTGCTCGCTCAGGAGGATCGGACCCCATGA
- a CDS encoding (2Fe-2S)-binding protein, with protein MIRTQVVLRVNNRDHEVWVRNDRTLLDVLHDDLGMPDVRYGCAEGVCGTCTVLMDGDPVSACCVYAVQAEGHEIVTLRGWSDPREDAHPLQKCFLERGASQCGFCTPGMLLTAATLAERNPDATREEIRHELVGNLCRCTGYQAIVDAVEDYLHAQAETGGAQ; from the coding sequence ATGATTCGGACCCAGGTGGTGCTACGCGTCAACAACCGCGATCACGAGGTGTGGGTGCGCAACGACCGCACGCTGCTGGATGTCCTGCACGACGATCTGGGCATGCCGGACGTGCGGTACGGGTGCGCTGAAGGCGTGTGCGGCACGTGCACTGTGCTCATGGACGGCGATCCGGTGAGCGCGTGCTGCGTATACGCCGTGCAGGCCGAGGGCCATGAAATCGTCACGCTGCGGGGCTGGTCGGATCCGCGGGAGGACGCCCACCCGTTGCAGAAGTGCTTCCTCGAACGCGGCGCCTCCCAGTGCGGTTTCTGCACCCCGGGCATGCTGCTGACAGCGGCCACACTGGCCGAACGCAATCCGGACGCGACGCGCGAGGAGATCCGGCACGAACTGGTCGGCAATCTGTGCCGCTGTACCGGCTACCAGGCCATCGTCGACGCGGTAGAGGACTACCTGCACGCGCAGGCAGAGACGGGAGGTGCCCAGTGA
- a CDS encoding xanthine dehydrogenase family protein molybdopterin-binding subunit, protein MTTVEPGTTPDTTEPPGAPAEFDPDADSGPEERERDFHVVGQSPAHHDFVNKVRGTLLYAADWKLPGMIHGKVVRSDTAPARIVRIDTSAAERLEGVVAVLTAADIPHNAIVEHASGGLGEITVEQPVLARDRVRYVGEPVAVVAAEDPETAAEAADLVDVEYEPLPGVFSTADALADDAPLVHDEGNVLVNWHLERGDIDAAFAEADVIIDRTYRSQAVEHAYLETEAGVGWIENDVVTLRVSTQVIEHAVEIASILGLPQSQVRVIASYMGGGFGGKEDMTVEPYLALLVWRTRRPARMVWSRQESILASTKRHPFTMHYRTAATREGKILALDADIVGDAGAYPCLSARVLFAGAALSPGPYKVPVVRIRSRAVFTNNVPTSAFRGFGAMQVTLGYESQMDALAAELGLSREEVRDRNYIEKGDLLAGGEPITTAVAVGETRQTALELLGEPSQPSGPSKVVGRGFACGMQPYGRSIWFRDHAAAWVTLQADGTLLIRSGVTDLGAGQAASLCQIASEILGVALADISVYIGDTALTPPAGGTFATRQLYMSGNAILRAARKLRNQLTPVAAKELGVPEDALVWVDGMVRTENGETGLSLPELVRAANDARVDTSVLHTWRARSGGFDPQKGQGHTYPDYTFGTHAAEVEVDVETGDIRVLKYAACHDVGRAINPTRVLGQIIGGAAQGIGYALTEDCVTDAGHPLSALFADYLIPTSMDLPDIQVAIVESGEGRGPLNARGIGEPPIAPPAATLASAVEAAIGVRPTELPITAERVLAMLDQREHEKGKSA, encoded by the coding sequence GTGACGACCGTCGAACCAGGAACAACACCCGACACCACCGAACCACCCGGCGCGCCAGCGGAATTCGATCCCGACGCCGATTCCGGCCCCGAGGAGCGGGAACGCGACTTCCACGTGGTGGGACAGTCGCCCGCGCACCACGACTTCGTGAACAAGGTGCGCGGCACGCTGCTGTACGCCGCCGACTGGAAACTGCCGGGAATGATCCACGGCAAGGTTGTTCGTTCCGATACCGCCCCGGCCAGGATCGTCAGGATCGACACGTCGGCGGCGGAGCGCCTCGAGGGCGTGGTGGCCGTGCTCACCGCCGCCGACATTCCGCACAACGCGATCGTCGAACACGCCAGCGGTGGGCTCGGCGAGATCACCGTCGAGCAACCGGTGCTTGCCCGCGACCGGGTCCGGTATGTCGGCGAACCCGTCGCGGTGGTGGCGGCGGAAGATCCCGAGACCGCGGCTGAGGCAGCCGATCTCGTCGACGTGGAATACGAGCCACTGCCCGGCGTCTTCAGCACGGCGGACGCCCTGGCCGACGACGCGCCGTTGGTGCACGACGAGGGCAACGTGCTGGTCAACTGGCATCTCGAACGCGGTGACATCGACGCTGCCTTCGCCGAGGCGGACGTAATCATCGACCGCACCTACCGCAGCCAGGCCGTCGAACACGCCTATCTGGAAACCGAGGCAGGCGTCGGGTGGATAGAGAACGACGTTGTGACGCTGCGGGTCTCGACTCAGGTGATCGAGCATGCGGTGGAGATCGCTTCGATCCTCGGGCTGCCGCAGAGCCAGGTGCGGGTCATCGCGTCGTACATGGGCGGTGGCTTCGGCGGCAAGGAGGACATGACCGTCGAGCCGTATCTCGCGCTGCTGGTGTGGCGCACTCGGCGACCGGCGCGGATGGTGTGGTCGCGCCAGGAATCGATCCTGGCCAGCACCAAGCGGCACCCGTTCACCATGCACTACCGCACCGCGGCCACCCGCGAGGGAAAGATCCTCGCGCTCGATGCCGACATCGTCGGGGACGCCGGGGCCTACCCCTGCCTGAGCGCACGCGTGCTGTTCGCCGGCGCCGCGTTGTCGCCAGGCCCCTACAAGGTGCCCGTGGTCCGCATCCGATCGCGGGCCGTCTTCACCAACAATGTGCCAACCAGCGCGTTCCGCGGCTTCGGCGCAATGCAGGTGACTCTCGGCTACGAATCCCAAATGGATGCGCTGGCAGCCGAATTGGGCCTCAGCCGCGAGGAGGTGCGCGACCGCAACTACATCGAGAAGGGTGACCTGCTGGCCGGCGGTGAGCCGATCACGACTGCCGTCGCGGTGGGGGAGACGCGGCAGACGGCGCTGGAACTGCTCGGCGAGCCAAGCCAACCCAGTGGTCCGTCCAAGGTGGTCGGGCGAGGCTTCGCATGCGGCATGCAACCCTATGGCCGCTCCATCTGGTTCCGCGATCACGCCGCCGCGTGGGTGACGCTGCAGGCTGACGGCACATTGCTGATCCGTAGCGGCGTAACCGATCTGGGGGCAGGCCAGGCCGCCAGCCTGTGCCAGATTGCCTCGGAGATCCTCGGCGTCGCGCTGGCTGACATCAGTGTCTACATCGGCGACACCGCACTCACTCCGCCGGCAGGCGGCACCTTCGCAACCCGCCAGTTGTACATGTCGGGCAACGCGATCCTGCGCGCGGCGCGCAAGCTGCGGAACCAACTCACGCCCGTCGCCGCGAAGGAACTCGGGGTACCCGAGGACGCACTGGTGTGGGTCGACGGAATGGTACGCACCGAGAACGGCGAAACCGGGCTGAGTCTTCCCGAACTCGTTCGGGCAGCCAACGACGCGCGCGTGGACACGTCGGTCCTTCACACGTGGCGCGCCCGCTCAGGCGGCTTCGATCCGCAGAAGGGCCAGGGCCACACCTACCCCGACTACACGTTCGGCACGCATGCTGCCGAGGTCGAGGTCGATGTGGAGACCGGCGATATCCGGGTGCTCAAGTACGCCGCCTGTCACGACGTCGGCCGCGCGATCAACCCGACCAGAGTGCTGGGCCAGATCATCGGCGGTGCCGCGCAGGGCATCGGCTACGCGTTGACGGAGGACTGTGTCACCGATGCCGGCCACCCGCTGTCGGCGCTGTTCGCCGACTACCTCATTCCGACATCGATGGACCTGCCCGACATTCAGGTCGCCATCGTCGAAAGCGGTGAGGGCCGTGGGCCGCTGAACGCCAGGGGCATCGGCGAACCGCCGATCGCGCCGCCCGCGGCCACCCTCGCCAGCGCGGTCGAGGCCGCGATCGGTGTCAGGCCCACGGAACTACCGATCACCGCGGAACGGGTCCTCGCCATGCTGGACCAACGCGAACACGAGAAGGGGAAGAGCGCGTGA
- a CDS encoding SRPBCC family protein — protein sequence MKLKHQTEVGAQPDDVWAFLQDTAAVVDCMPGAELVDDLGDDRYEGVLRVAIGPLKMNYAGRASVVERDAGSRRIVLDASGRDNRGSGSVKAHVALAVAPADAGSRIDVISDIDLTGRIASLGRGIRDVSNQMFVEFAGELGNRIQHPGRPVSVATAAPKLRAAERPAGGSEIKVLPLIWAVTRSRLADFLLRLSSRVRPD from the coding sequence GTGAAGCTCAAGCACCAAACCGAAGTCGGCGCGCAACCCGACGACGTGTGGGCGTTTCTTCAAGACACCGCCGCCGTGGTGGACTGCATGCCGGGCGCCGAACTCGTCGATGATCTCGGCGACGACCGGTACGAAGGCGTGCTGCGGGTGGCGATCGGTCCGCTGAAGATGAACTACGCGGGACGCGCCTCGGTCGTCGAGCGGGATGCCGGCTCACGACGCATCGTGCTCGACGCTTCCGGTCGCGACAACCGCGGATCGGGTTCTGTGAAGGCACATGTCGCGCTGGCCGTCGCGCCGGCCGATGCGGGCAGCCGCATCGACGTCATCTCCGACATCGACCTGACGGGCAGGATCGCATCCCTTGGCCGCGGGATACGCGACGTGTCCAACCAGATGTTCGTCGAGTTCGCAGGAGAGCTCGGCAACCGCATCCAACATCCGGGCCGGCCGGTCTCCGTCGCGACGGCTGCGCCCAAGCTGCGTGCCGCCGAAAGGCCGGCTGGGGGAAGCGAAATCAAAGTGCTGCCGCTGATCTGGGCAGTCACCCGCAGCCGCCTCGCCGACTTCCTGTTGCGGCTCAGCTCCCGGGTACGCCCGGACTGA
- a CDS encoding PucR family transcriptional regulator, which produces MDTPDAVTPDASGTLTLSELLDDEVLVGAELIAGRSGLDRPISAVNVMTVPDIDRWVRKDEFLLATGFPLPRDEADQGRLLTDLHRLGLAGIGIKLDRYLPELGQAMIDAAEHLGLPLVVIPERIRFDDILTRAFAIIVNRQASALAKAQEIHHSFLAITLSGGGLSELANSLSGLLGQASVVITDQQGTPLAQAGDEAPLADLHLLDAARADVLHLSSAGLHTNEKTGTRWVSREIRAGRLHHGFVVAVEAQRPFGEFSLVAVEQAAVVAALEVTRDLAVGAVERRFSSNALFELISGTESESDEFASLGSGFGWDLERDIVVLVGRREGTTHDADPPKRRSRLADDRAIEFWASAVRGRDRSAAAAGLGSELVAVIGADQDVLAVARGVQDEVAQFTNGQYAIGVSRRYPGPAGVSTAYREARTALRLGPRVSGASAVTAYGELGLFRLLAQVDDEDLRAFAEETLGPVLSMSEPERSEMFQTLDSLIEHNMNMAEAARHLHYHYNTLRYRLAKLERLLGPFSTSTPVAIQVGVAMQINEMQKILAKRPN; this is translated from the coding sequence ATGGACACGCCGGACGCCGTGACGCCGGATGCGAGCGGAACACTCACACTCAGCGAATTGCTCGATGACGAGGTGCTGGTCGGCGCCGAGCTCATCGCGGGACGATCAGGGTTGGACCGGCCGATCAGTGCGGTGAACGTGATGACTGTTCCCGATATCGATCGGTGGGTTCGCAAGGATGAGTTTCTGCTCGCGACCGGGTTCCCACTCCCCCGCGACGAGGCGGACCAAGGTCGGTTGCTGACGGATCTGCATCGCCTCGGGCTTGCGGGCATCGGCATCAAACTCGACCGCTACCTCCCCGAACTCGGGCAGGCGATGATCGATGCCGCCGAGCACCTCGGGCTACCGCTCGTCGTCATCCCGGAACGAATACGGTTCGACGACATCCTGACTCGGGCGTTCGCCATCATCGTCAACCGCCAGGCGTCGGCGCTCGCCAAGGCGCAGGAGATCCACCACTCGTTCCTCGCCATCACACTGTCCGGCGGAGGCCTTTCCGAACTCGCGAACAGTCTGTCGGGTCTGCTCGGACAGGCCAGCGTCGTGATCACCGATCAGCAGGGCACGCCGCTGGCGCAAGCAGGTGACGAGGCGCCGTTGGCTGATTTGCACCTCCTGGACGCCGCGCGCGCTGACGTGTTGCATCTAAGCTCGGCCGGGTTGCACACCAACGAAAAGACCGGCACGCGATGGGTTTCGCGCGAGATCCGGGCGGGTCGGCTTCATCACGGTTTCGTCGTCGCCGTCGAGGCACAACGACCGTTCGGTGAGTTCAGCCTGGTAGCGGTCGAACAGGCAGCGGTCGTCGCCGCGCTGGAGGTGACCCGCGACCTCGCGGTCGGCGCGGTTGAGCGACGCTTCTCCTCCAACGCCTTGTTCGAGCTCATTTCGGGCACCGAATCGGAGTCCGATGAATTCGCTTCGCTGGGTTCAGGTTTCGGATGGGACCTCGAACGCGACATCGTCGTGCTCGTGGGCCGCCGCGAGGGCACGACCCACGACGCCGATCCCCCCAAGCGACGGTCCCGGCTGGCGGATGATCGGGCAATCGAGTTCTGGGCGTCGGCGGTACGCGGGAGAGACAGGTCGGCTGCCGCCGCAGGCCTGGGGTCCGAACTGGTGGCGGTGATCGGCGCCGACCAGGATGTCCTCGCCGTCGCCCGGGGCGTCCAGGACGAGGTCGCGCAATTCACCAACGGTCAGTATGCAATTGGCGTCAGCCGACGGTACCCCGGGCCTGCGGGCGTCTCGACGGCCTACCGAGAGGCACGGACTGCGCTGCGTCTCGGACCGCGGGTGTCAGGCGCCAGCGCGGTGACCGCCTACGGCGAGCTCGGCTTGTTCCGGCTGTTGGCACAGGTCGACGACGAGGACCTCCGTGCGTTCGCAGAGGAAACCCTCGGACCCGTTCTCTCCATGAGTGAGCCGGAGCGATCGGAGATGTTCCAGACATTGGACAGCCTGATCGAACACAACATGAACATGGCCGAGGCCGCGCGGCACCTGCACTATCACTACAACACCCTGCGGTATCGGCTGGCCAAACTCGAGCGGCTGCTCGGCCCGTTCAGCACCAGCACTCCGGTGGCCATCCAGGTCGGGGTGGCGATGCAGATCAACGAGATGCAGAAGATCCTCGCGAAGCGGCCGAACTGA